Genomic DNA from Paracoccus sp. MBLB3053:
TTGCGCGCGAAGCCGTTACCGCCGCGCTGAAAGCCGGCAAGGATGTCGTCACCGCAAACAAGGCGCTTTTGGCGATCCACGGTCAGGAGCTGGCCGAACTGGCCGAGGAAAACGGCTGTGTTCTGCGCTTCGAGGCAGCCGTTGCCGGGGGCATCCCCGTCATCAAGTCGATGACGGAATCGCTTGCCGGGAACGAGATCCGCCGCGTCATGGGCGTGATGAACGGCACCTGCAACTACATCCTGACCCGGATGGAGAATGCGGGTCTGCCCTATGAGACGGTGTTCGAGGAAGCAAGGCAGCTTGGCTATCTGGAAGCCGACCCGACGCTGGATGTGGGCGGGATCGATGCGAGCCACAAGCTTGCCATTCTCTCCTCGATTGCCTTCGGTACCCGACCGGCCTTCGATGCCGTCGAGATCGAGGGCATCGAGCGCGTGAGCATCGATGACATCCGGCGCGCGGCCGACATGGGTTATCGCATCAAGCTGCTGGGGGTGGCCCAGATGACCGGTCGCGGTCTGGAACAGCGCATGTCGCCGTGCCTCGTGCCCGCCGAAAGCCCGCTGGGGCAACTCCAGGGCGGAACGAACATGGTCGTGATCGAAGGCGACTCGGTCGGCCAGATCGTTCTTCGCGGTGCTGGTGCCGGAGAGGGCCCGACCGCCAGCGCCGTCATGTCCGATATCGTCGAAATTGCCCGGGGCGTCAGGATGCCGGCATTCGCCCAGCCCGCGGCGACCCTGACCAAGCCGATCCCCGCGCGCACCGCGGTTCCGGCCGCCTATTACATCCGCCTGCAATTGGCAGACAAGCCGGGCGCGCTGGCCAAGATTGCGACCGTGCTTGGGGATGTCGGGATCTCGATCGACCGGATGCGCCAATATGGCAAGCATGACCTCGAAGGCATTGCCCCGGTGCTGATCGTGACCCACAAGACCACGCCCGAGGCGATCGACCTTGCGATCGAGGCCCTGCCCCGCACTGGCGTCGTCGACGGTGAGCCGGTCGAGCTTCGCATCGAGGAAGTCTGAGCCAATTGAAACGCCCGCCCCACCGGCGGGCGATTTCAGCCTTGGGACAGATGCCGCAGGCCATGAGTGACGTCCGCCCTTACCGCGAGACGCAAGCCAGGCTCATCCCCCGCCCTGAGCGAGGCCAGGATCATGCGGTGGTGGCGCGGCGGCTCCTGCCGCTTTACGCGGCCATAAAGCGCGCGCATCGTCGGCCCCAATTGCAGCCAGACGGTTTCCAGGATCGCCAGCATCGCTGGCGCCTGGGCACGCAGGTAGAGCGTGCGATGAAATTCCAGGTTGGTGCGGATATAGCCCACCGCATCATGCGCCTCGGCCGCCTCGCCGATCGCCGAATTGATGAGCGCAAGACGATCGATCAGCGCCTGATGCGCGCGCGGCAAGGCACGCGTCGCCAGTTCCGGCTCGATCAGGGCACGCAGGGCGGCGAGTTCCTCGATACGATCAACCGATAGCTCGGGCGTGGTGATGCGCCCCGATGACGACAGGGTCAGCGCACCCTCCGCCACAAGCCGCCGGACGGCCTCTCGCGCCGGGGTGATCGACACGCGATGCTCGGCCGCGATGCCGCGCAGGGTCAGCGGCAGTCCCGGCGGCAATTCCCCCAGCATGATCCTGCCACGGAGGCTGCGGTAAAGCCGTTCATGGGCGGAAGTTTCGGAGGTTCTGGAGGGCGAGATACTCATGCCACATCTGTGATCACAAACACGGGGAACGTCAATCCGTCATTCCGTGAAACGCCATGCAAGCAATTCATGGCCATTCTGTTTCAACCAGTTCCGCTGCTCGCGATAGCCGGGGTAAAGCCGTTCGGTCGTCGCCCAGAAGGCGGCGGAATGGTCCATATAGGCCAGATGCGCGATCTCGTGCGCGGCGACATAGTCAAGCACCTCATGTGGGGCCATTGCCAGTCGCCAGGAAAACATCAGCCTGCCATCCGCCGTGCAGCTTCCCCAGCGAGAGCGGGTATCCCTGAGACTGATCGCGCGAAACTTCCTTCCCAGCCCTTCGGCATGGCGATCACATGACGCGATCAGCCGGCCATGGGCCAGATGCTTCAGAAAGCTAGCCACGACAGTGCCCACCGGCCGGCCCCTCGGAACCAGCAGCCTGTCACCCTCGATCCGGACTGTCCTGGTCGAGGCGGGCTCGATCTCGAACAATTCTCCTTCGATGGGAATTCGGGCCCCCGCTGCAACGATCGCCGCAGGGGGCATCCCGGCGCGGACACGGCGCAACCACTCGGCGCGCGACTCGGCAAAGGCCCGACCTTCGGTCAGGCTCGCAAGCATCGGCAGCGTGAGAACGACCTGCCCCTCGGCCCGGGTCACGCGAAGGGTCATCCGCCTTGCGCGCGCCGATCGGCGCAACACAACGGGGATGTCTCCCCCGACCAAGATCTGTTCATCACCCGACGGCATGCACTTGAACCCGCAGCTGCGCTTCGTTACCTATAGCGCCTAGACCGATGCCTGCGCGCAAGGGAAAAGGCTTTGACAGCCTGCGCCACCTGTGGCAGGGGACAGCGGATTTATCTAACTGCGGCGGAAAGAGAATACCATGCCCAAAGAGGAATGGGGCACGAAGCGCCTGTGCCCCCACTGTGCGACCCGCTTTTACGATCTGAACAACGACCCGATGACCTGCCCGGCCTGCGGCAATGTCATCACTCTGGAAAGCCTGACCAATGGTCGCTCGCGTTCGCTGATCTCGGAAAAGAGCGCCGCCCAACGCAGCAACCAGAATGACCTGGTGGATGACGAGGATCTCGATGACGACGCCGATACCGGCGATCTCGACGACGATCTGCTGGACGATGACGACGATGACGGTGATGTTTCGCTGGACGACATCGCCGACGTGGCGGACAACGACGAAGAGTAATTTCTTCCGTTGATCGGCGAATGAATTGCCCCGGTTGGAGTCTTCCAGCCGGGGCTTTTTCTCGTCCTCCGCGCAAAGAAAAAGGGCGCCCCGCAGGACGCCCCATCTCAATCGGATCGGCTCGGTGGCTCAGGCCGCGCGGGTCAGCAAGACGGCATCGACCTTCTTCTGCGCGCCCGCCTCGTCCATGCCGCCGACGGCGGCGACTTCGCGGGTCAGACGGTCAAGGGCAGCCTCATAAAGCTGACGCTCGGAATAGGATTGCTCGCGCTGATCGTCCTGACGGTGCAGATCGCGGACCACCTCGGCAATCGACATCAGATCTCCCGAATTGATCTTCTGTTCGTATTCCTGGGCGCGGCGCGACCACATGGTGCGCTTGACGCGAGCCTTGCCCTTCAGCGTGTCCAGAGCCCGCTCGACCAGGTCGGGGCTCGACAGTCCACGCATGCCGATTTCGGAGGCGCGCGCCGTCGGGACACGCAGGGTCATCTTGTCCTTGTCGAACGAAATGACGAACATCTCGAGGCGCAGGCCCGCGACCTCTTGCTCTTCGATCGAAACGATACGACCCACGCCATGGGTCGGATACACCACGAAATCATCGGGGCGGAATTCGGTCTTCTTGGCTTTCGACATTGAGCTTCCTTCACAGCAGCGCCAGTCTTTGGCGCAAAAGACCCACAGGCCAGGCAAAAAGCCCCGGCCTTTGGGCCACCATTAATGTTTGTGCATACCGGACCGGGCAGTCGGTCTGGGCAAGGCAGCATCGCCGTTCAGGCCCCTAACGAAGCCCAAACGGCGATTTATGTCAGGTTTATATCACAAAAATCGCCTCAGATCAAAGCACGGCTGAGGCACTGTGTTCACAATGATGGAGGTAAGGGTTTCCCTTATCCCACAAAGCTTTATCCGAATGACCTTATGCGGCGCATCAAATTGCGATGCCCGAATCATGGGCGTCGTGACGCACGGTCGGTTTGATTTCGCCTCGGCGTGGCAGCCTGCTCGCAGGCCGAAATCAATCGCCCTCGCCCGGCGCTTCCGAGAAGTACTTGTCAAGCTTGCCCGATTGGCCGTCCATCTCGGCATAACCGGGCATCGGATCTTTCTTGCGGGTGATCACGGGCCAGAGCTCGGAATATTTCCGGTTGAACTCGACCCATTTCTCCATGTCCGGCTCGGTGTCGGGCCGGATCGCGTCTGCAGGGCATTCGGGTTCGCAGACGCCGCAATCGATGCATTCGTCGGGATGAATGACAAGCGTATTCTCACCCTCGTAGAAACAGTCCACGGGGCACACCTCAACGCAGTCGGTGTATTTGCACATGATGCAGTTATCGGTGACGACGTAGGTCATGGCGGCAAGCTATCCTGTTTCTTGGCGGCTAGTTACGCCCGAAGACGAGATCATTCAAGGCCGGGAGAGCCGAAAAGACGTGCATCTTCCCGAGCCGTCACAGAACGGAACATTGGTTCAGGGATCATGCCCAACCACGGGAAACGATCCCGGTACGCTCGACGATCGCTACTCGATTTCCTCGTATAGCGTTGCCGCCTCGCTGGCGGGGCCACGGCGTTCGCCCAGCATCAGCACCTTGAGGCTCCGCACCCGGCCATGGGCCGCAACGGTGATGGTATCACCGTGACGGACGATCTGGGCGGGTTTCGAGCAGGGTTTCCCATTCAGACGCACCCCGCCTCTGCCGACCGCCTCGGCGGCCAGCGTCCGGGTCTTGAACAGACGGGCGTGATGCAGCCACCGATCAAGGCGAAGGGTGGCTGCATCCTTGAGTTCACTCACGACTTGTTCTTGAGCGCCGCAAGGATCGCGAAGGGGCTGTCGGGATCGATCTTCTTCTCGGCCTTTGGCGGGCGCGCTTCGAAGCTCTTGGGCCCATCATGGCGAGACTTGCCCTTGCCATCGTGACGCGGCTTGCCCTTGGGGCCGCGTTCCTGGCGATCGCCACGGCCCTTGCCGTCGAAACGCGGCTTGCCCTGGCCGGCACCGGCATCGCCCGAGGCATCGCGCTCACGGCGCTGTCCCCGTTCACCCTGCGGACGGCCCTGGCGTTCTCCACCACGGTCGGGACGACGGTTGCCCCGCGGACGCGGTGCCCAGGTGAAGGTGTAGAAGACTTCCATCTCGGCGGCGGCGTCAGCGCCTTCCTCGGCAGTGGCTTCTCCGGCCTCGACATCCGCGGCCTTGCGGGCGGCCTGCTCGGCTTCCCACTTGGCGCGGGTCTCGGCGGCCAGAACGCTTTCCTCTTCGGTCAGCGGACGCTCGTGATCGACGGCTTCCGGGGCAGGTTCGGCAACGACCGGGGCCGCTTCGGCCCGGGCCTTTGCGCGCTCCCCCTTCTCGGCGTGATAGCCAAGACCCTGCATCAGGCCCGAAAACTGCTCAAGCGTCATGCCGGTGATCGAAAGCATGTCGGCATTTGCTTCAAAGCCTGCCCGGCTGTCCTGGCTGCGAAGCATATCGGCCAATCTCTCGAGCATGTCGATGCGGATCGCGCGATCGCCCGCCGGATGATAGCCCGAGAGGGTGTAATAACCCTTGGGAACATCCGGGAGGTTCGGGATCGTCACCAGTCCTGGTGGCGGGCTTTCGGGGAATTCACCCATGCCCTGTTCCAGGCCCCAGAGCACCAGGCGCAGGCGCGTCGGTGCGGGTTTCAACAGCGCGGGCTGGAAGATCGTGTACTGCCCGAAGCGCACGCCATGCTTGCGCAGCAGGCCCCGCGAATCCTGGTCGAGTTCCTTGACCTCGGTCGCCACGCCATCGCGCGGCACGACGCCCAGCGCCTCGACCAGGCGGAAGGCGAAGCCGCGGGCAAGGCCCGTCAGTGTCTCATCGTTCTTCAGCGCAATCAGCGGCTCGAACGCGGTCGCGACCTTGCGATCAATGAAATGCTGCAGCCGGCGCTTGACCTTCTCAGCAATCTCGGGACCAGCTTCCTCGTCGACGAACGCTTCGACGGCAGGCTTCAACGACTCCGAGCCCTTGACCAGCTTCCCGACGGCGGAGTTGCCCCACATGAGGCCGCCCTGTTCGGTAAAGTCCAGCTCGGTATCCGGAGCGTTGTAGAACCTGTCGGCCCGAAGATGGAATTCGGGGCGCAGTGCCTCATAGGCAGCACGCGACAGCATGCGCGCCTCGTCCCCGGTTGCGTTGGGATCGGCGCGGAAGCGGAATCCTTCAAGACGGCCGGCGAATTCGCCTTCTACCGTCACTTCGCCCTTATCGTTCACCTCGGCCAAAAGGCTCTCCTTCTGCTTGAGCCGGCGCAATAGTACGGACGTGCGCCGGTCCACGAATCTTTGAGTCAGTGCGGCATGCAGCGCATCCGACAAGCGATCTTCTACAGCGCGCGTCTCGGCGCGCCAATGGCTTTCGTCCGAAACCCAGCCACTACGCTGCGCGACATAGGTCCAGGTGCGGATGAATGCCAAGCGTTTCGACAGGGTATCGATGTCACCTTGCACCTTGTCGATCCGCTTGATCTGGCCTTCCAGCCAGTCGCTGGGCACGCTTCCCGCCTGGAGGAACCCGAAGATCCGAGCGAGCAAGGTCGAATGCTCGGCCGGAGATATCCCACGGAAGTCGGGAATTCGGCAAACATCCCATAGCATCCGCACGTCCTTGGGATGGGACAGGCGATCGCGAATCTCGGGCATCGAACTCAGGGCTTTCAGCGCGCGCAGGTCGTCTGCTTCGCGTCCCCTGACAAGCCATTCGGATTGCGGTGCTGTCTCGAGGCTCTGGATCAGCCTGTCGATCGTGCCGTATTCCAGCACGGGGTTGCGCCACATCAGGCGCTGGATCGGCTGGAACCGGTGGTTCTCGATCGCGTCGATCAATCCCTCGTCAAGATGGCCCGCATCTCCGGTGATCCCAAAGGTGCCCGGCTCGGTATGCCGCCCAGCGCGCCCGGCGATCTGCCCCAGTTCATGCGGGAAGAGGTGGCGATAGCGGCGGCCATCGAATTTCTCGGTTGCCGAGAAGGCGACATGGCGGATGTCGAGGTTCAGCCCCATTCCGATGGCGTCGGTGGCGACGAGGTAATCCACCTCGCCCTGCTGGTACATGGCGACCTGGGCATTCCGCGTCCGGGGCGAAAGCGCCCCCATGACAACGGCACATCCGCCCTTCTGTCGCCGTATAAGCTCGGCCGTGGCATAAACCTCATCGACAGAAAAGCAAACGATGGCGGAACGCGCCGGCATTCGGCTGATCTTCTTCGATCCCGCCCAGCTCAACGCCGAAAACCGCTCACGTCGCATGAACTGCACCCCGGGCACCAGCGCGGCAATCGCCGGACGCATCGTGTCGCTGCCCAACAGCAGGGTTTCATGCAACCCGCGCATGTTCATCAGCCTGTCGGTGAAGACATGCCCGCGTTCGGGATCGGCACAGAGCTGGATCTCGTCCAGGGCGACGAAATCGGCACCGACCTCAGGCATGGCCTCGGTCGTGGCGACCCAGTACTGGACGCGATCGGGGACGATCCTCTCTTCCCCCGTGACAAGAGCGACGACCGAGGGGCCGCGCGCCTTCACGATGCGGTCATAGACCTCGCGCGCGAGCAATCGCAACGGCAGCCCGATGACCCCGGTGCGATGTGCCAGCATCCGCTCGATCGCGTAATGTGTCTTGCCAGTATTGGTCGGGCCGAGAACGGCCGTAACGCGTGATCTGTCGTGCATGTCAGGCGTCCGTGCCCTTTGTCTTGTCTTCGAGACGCTCCACCGCGTCGGCAGCATCTTGTTGGTGCGGATGGATCTTGAGGCTTGCCCGATACGCTGCCAGAGCGCGCTCGTCATCCCCCAATTCCTCGAACATCAGGCCCAATTGGGTCAGCGCGGCGAAATGACGAGGCTCGACGGCCAGAACATGTGCAAGATCGTCGATGGCCGGTCCGAATTTCCCGGCGAGATAGAAGGACACTGCACGCAGATGCCATCCGGCGGCGAAATCGGGCGCGTGATCGGTAAGGGCGGTCAGGTGGCCGATCGCGGTGTCGATCTCTCCCGCGTCGAGCGCAGCTTCGCCCCTTTTGTAAAGCAGGTCCATGCTCGCAGATCCCGAACGCGACCAGATCCTGAGGATATCGCTTTCGGCGCGTTCCCAAGTCTGACCGTCCGGTTGGGCGAGTTCGGCAAAGAGCATGTCCAGATCTTCACGTTCGCGACGCAAGGCATCCGCACTGGGCACCGAGGGCTCGGCCGGTTCGAGTTCCGGTTCGTCCTGCGAGTGAGGCGAATCACTTTCGGGCAGCTCGCCTCCCGGTGGGGGCACCTCGCCCTGATCCGGGGCCGTGAAGGGCAATTCCGCTTGCGCAAGCGCAGGACTCACCATGACGGGCGTCAGGATCATCCCTGCCGCAACGGCAATATAGCAAAGGGGCCCTAGCCAACGCATAAGCTCTATGTAACTTTCCGCCCTACCCATTTCCAGACACAGTCAGGGGAGAATACGAAATGAGCAAAGTGGTCGAGGCAGCCGTTGCCGCCCTGGACCCCAAAGCCAAGGGCTTTGACGGCACGGCCAAGTTCGTGATCGAAGGCGAAGGCTCGGTCTATATCGATGCCGAAGGCGCCCGCGCTGCCGATGACGAGGCCGATGTGACCCTGACCGCCAGCCGCGAGACCTTCGAAGGCATGATGAACGGAGAGGTGAACCCCACCACCGCATTCATGACCGGCAAGCTGAAGGTTGACGGCTCTATGGGCACCGCCATGAAACTGGGCGCCCTTCTGGGTTGATCCAAGGGCGATGAAAATGACGCCCGCACCATTCAATACCCTCTTGCAAGATCCCCCACCCAAGGCAGATGCCTTCTGGATGCGGGCCGAGGACGGGGTAAGGTTGCGGGCGGCACATTGGGCCGGGGACCGGTCAACAGGCACCGTCCTGCTGTTTCCCGGCCGCACTGAATATCTCGAAAAATACAACTCTCTCGCCCTTGATCTGAACGCCGCCGGGCTTGATGTCCTATCGCTCGACTGGCGCGGTCAGGGACTTTCCGATCGTCTGCTGTCCGATCCCCGGCCGGGTCATGTCGCCGGATTTGCAGATTACCGGCGTGATGTCGTGGAACTTGTCGTGACGGCGGATGAGCTTGATCTGCCTCGTCCGTGGCATCTTCTGGCCCATTCGATGGGGGGCGCAATCGGCCTTGCCGCGCTTGATGCCGGTCTTCCTGTCCAGAGCGCCGTCTTTTCGGCTCCGATGTGGGGGCTCGATCTTTCGCGTCCGGTTCGACTTCTCGCCCACCTGATCACGGGGGCGGCCGAGCGGCTCGGACTGGGCCATTATCCCGCATGGGGGTCTGGCGGCTATGAGCCCTTTGTCCTGAACCAACCTTTCCGCGGGAACCTTCTAACCACGGATGGGGCGCGCTGGGGACGATTGATCGCCGAGCTTGCAAGCTGGCCGGAAATCGGGATCGGCGGCGTTAGCAACCACTGGCTGCGGGAAGCCCTGGCCGAATGCCGTAGGCTTGGCGCGCTTTCCGCACCTGCGCAGCCGACGCTGGTCGCGCTTGGCAGCGAAGAGCGGATCGTGTCACCGGATGCGATCCGCTCGCGGCTCGATAGCTGGCCACAGGCAAAGCTCATGCTCCTGCCCGGCGCGCGCCACGAGCCGCTGATGGAGCGTGAAAGCATCCGCGAGCCGCTGGTTGAAGCAGTCATCGCCCATTTCCTGGCGCCACGGGAAGCCGTCTGAGCCCGTACTCCTGTCCTTTCACATGCCGCCAAGTCGCTTGGCAGGGTTGCAGCCCGCGCCCCGAACAGCCAAATCTTGGGGCAATCGAAAGGACAGACCATGACGAAGCTTGCCACGATTCGCTTCCCCTCCCCTCTTGCGGGTCGCATTGTTCCCCGGGATGAAAACGCCCTTCCCGTCGCGGCAGAGACCGCAGATCTGGGCGCGCTTCCGGAATGGGACCTGACCGATCTCTACCCGGCGCCCGAATCGGCCGAGTTGACCGACGACATCGCCACGCTGCGCAAGGAATGCTGCCAGTTCTCGCGGGACTATGAAGGGCGCCTGGCCTCACTCGACGGAGCGAAGATGCTCGAATGCATCGAACGCTACCAGAATATCGACATTCTCGCCGGGCGGATCATGTCCTATGCGGGTCTCCGCTACTATCAGAACACGATGGATGGCGTACGCGCCAAGCAGATGGGCGATCTGCAGGACCAGATCACCGAGCATACGACGAAGCTCGTCTTTTTCAGCCTCGAATTCAACCGCATCCCCGACGCCCGCTACGAAGAGGTCTTCGCCGAGGATGGTGGCCCCGCGCGCTACAAGCCGGTCTTCGACCGGATGCGCGCGATGCGCCCCTATCAGCTTTCGGACGAGCTCGAACGGTTCCTGCACGACAATTCGGTCGTCGGCGCCGCGGCCTGGAACCGCCTCTTCGACGAAACCACTGCCGGCCTGACCTTCAACGTCGACGGCGAGGAACTGGGCATCGAAGCCACCCTGAACCTTCTGACCGACCATGACCGCGCCAGGCGCGAGGCCGGCGCAATGGCGCTGGCCGAGGTCTTTGGAAAGAACATCAAGCTGTTCGCTCGCATCCACAACACACTCGCCAAGGAAAAGGCGATCGAGGACAAGTGGCGCAAGATGCCGACGCCGCAGACCGCGCGGCACCTTTCGAACCATGTCGAACCCGAGGTGGTCGAGGCGCTGCGCAATGCCGTGACCGCTGCCTATCCACGTCTCTCGCATCGCTACTACCGGCTGAAGGCGAAATGGCTGGGTCTCGACAAGCTGCAGGTCTGGGATCGGAACGCGCCCCTGCCGACCGAAAGCCCGCGCCTGATCGACTGGCCCGAAGCGCGCGCGACCGTGATCGACGCCTATGCCGGCTTTTCGCCGAAGCTCGCCGAACTGGCCGAGCCCTTCTTCGACAAGGGCTGGATCGATGCAGGCGTGAAGCCGGGCAAGGCGCCGGGCGCCTTCGCGCATCCGACCGTGACGACCGTGCACCCCTATGTGCTGCTGAACTATCTCGGCAAGCCGCGCGACGTGATGACGCTTGCCCATGAACTTGGCCACGGCGTCCACCAGCGCCTTGCCGCTGGTCAGGGCGAATTGCTGGCCTCGACGCCTCTGACGCTGGCCGAGACGGCTTCGGTCTTTGGCGAGATGCTGACTTTCCGCGCGCTGCTCGCCAAGACGACCGAACCGGCCCAGCGCAAGGCGTTGCTGGCGGGCAAGGTCGAGGACATGATCAACACGGTCGTCCGCCAGATCGCGTTCTATGACTTCGAATGCAAGCTGCATGCCGCGCGTGCCCAGGGCGAACTGACGCCCGAGGACATCAACGCGCTCTGGATGTCAGTGCAGGGCGAAAGCCTTGGCGACGCCTTCGAGTTCATGCCGGGATATGAGACGTTCTGGACCTATGTGCCGCATTTCGTCCACTCGCCCTTCTATGTCTATGCCTATGCATTCGGCGACGGGCTCGTGAACGCGCTTTATGCGGCCTACGAAGAGGGCCTGCCCGACTTCCAGGAAAAATACTTCGCCATGCTTTCGGCGGGGGGGTCGCAGCACCACAAGGAACTGCTTGCGCCCTTCGGGCTTGACGCTTCCGACCCGGCCTTCTGGGACAAGGGCCTGTCGATGATCGAAGGCCTCATCGACGAACTGGAGGCGATGGAGGAATGATCGCGCTCGAGCCGCTCGGTCGGCATGAATTCGACCGGGTGGCACACATCGAGGTCACGCCGGAACAGCAGCCATTCTGCGGCACTGTACCCGGCCATTTCGAGATGGACGAACCGGGTTGCGACTTTCACGTCGTGATCCGGGACGGCCATGCGGTCGGTTTCTTCAAGATCGACCGCGAGTTCGCGACACGCTTCGACTTTGCGCTATCCCATGAAATCGGGCTTCGCGGGATGATGATCGACAGGAACGAACAAGGCCAGGGCACCGGCAAGGCCGCTATCCTTGCCTTGCGCCCCTATCTGCAGCGTCTCTATCCCGATGCCTCGAATTGCGTGCTGACGGTCAACATCATCAACCTTGCCGCCCGGTCCGTCTATCTTTCGGGCGGTTTCCAGGATGAGGGCGGGCTTTTCCACGGCGGCCGCATCGGTCCGCAGCACATCTTGCGGATGAACCTATCTAAAACGGCTGTCGCCTAGGCCGAGCCCTTCGCCTATGCTTGCGCCCGGACGGCAAAGGAGGAACGCCATGGTCAGGCGCATTTTTTTGGGCCTGCTGGGTCTTGTGATCCTGGCGGTTGCGGCAATTGCCATCTGGGGTCCCGCCTATGTCGAGCGCAGCCTGAACCCGGTCACCGGCCCCGCGCAGGGCTGGCCGGTTTCCCCCCAGGCGCAGGCACTTCACGACAGCCTTGTCATCGGTGATTGGCATGCCGATACGCTGCTATGGGATCGTAATATCCTTGGTCGCGTCGATCGCGGTCACACCGACATTCCCCGCCTCGCAGAGGGCAATGTCGCCGTCCAGGTGTTCACCACGGTCACAAAAAGCCCGCGCGGACAGAATTACGCTCAGAACTCGGCCGAGGCTCCCGACAATATCACGCCGCTCTTCATCGGCCAGTTGCGCCCTATCCCGAGCTGGTTCAGCCTGAAGGAACGCGCTCTTGCCCAGGCTGCTGCCCTGAACCGCGCAGCCGAAGAAGAGCCGGAAAGCTTGTTGATCATCCGCTCGGCCCAGGATCTTCAGACCCTGCTTGAAGCGCGGCGCAACGGGGCAAAGACGGTTGGCATCATCCTTGGCTCGGAAGGCGCGCACCCCCTCGAAGGTCGTC
This window encodes:
- a CDS encoding homoserine dehydrogenase: MSAQKSGQNASPLRLGIAGLGTVGTGTVKIIQKHAEMLAVRAGRPVAITAVSARDPKRNRDIDISGYAWETDARALAVRDDIDVFVELIGGDEGVAREAVTAALKAGKDVVTANKALLAIHGQELAELAEENGCVLRFEAAVAGGIPVIKSMTESLAGNEIRRVMGVMNGTCNYILTRMENAGLPYETVFEEARQLGYLEADPTLDVGGIDASHKLAILSSIAFGTRPAFDAVEIEGIERVSIDDIRRAADMGYRIKLLGVAQMTGRGLEQRMSPCLVPAESPLGQLQGGTNMVVIEGDSVGQIVLRGAGAGEGPTASAVMSDIVEIARGVRMPAFAQPAATLTKPIPARTAVPAAYYIRLQLADKPGALAKIATVLGDVGISIDRMRQYGKHDLEGIAPVLIVTHKTTPEAIDLAIEALPRTGVVDGEPVELRIEEV
- a CDS encoding GntR family transcriptional regulator; translated protein: MSISPSRTSETSAHERLYRSLRGRIMLGELPPGLPLTLRGIAAEHRVSITPAREAVRRLVAEGALTLSSSGRITTPELSVDRIEELAALRALIEPELATRALPRAHQALIDRLALINSAIGEAAEAHDAVGYIRTNLEFHRTLYLRAQAPAMLAILETVWLQLGPTMRALYGRVKRQEPPRHHRMILASLRAGDEPGLRLAVRADVTHGLRHLSQG
- a CDS encoding M48 family metallopeptidase; translated protein: MPSGDEQILVGGDIPVVLRRSARARRMTLRVTRAEGQVVLTLPMLASLTEGRAFAESRAEWLRRVRAGMPPAAIVAAGARIPIEGELFEIEPASTRTVRIEGDRLLVPRGRPVGTVVASFLKHLAHGRLIASCDRHAEGLGRKFRAISLRDTRSRWGSCTADGRLMFSWRLAMAPHEVLDYVAAHEIAHLAYMDHSAAFWATTERLYPGYREQRNWLKQNGHELLAWRFTE
- a CDS encoding TIGR02300 family protein, which encodes MPKEEWGTKRLCPHCATRFYDLNNDPMTCPACGNVITLESLTNGRSRSLISEKSAAQRSNQNDLVDDEDLDDDADTGDLDDDLLDDDDDDGDVSLDDIADVADNDEE
- a CDS encoding CarD family transcriptional regulator, with translation MSKAKKTEFRPDDFVVYPTHGVGRIVSIEEQEVAGLRLEMFVISFDKDKMTLRVPTARASEIGMRGLSSPDLVERALDTLKGKARVKRTMWSRRAQEYEQKINSGDLMSIAEVVRDLHRQDDQREQSYSERQLYEAALDRLTREVAAVGGMDEAGAQKKVDAVLLTRAA
- the fdxA gene encoding ferredoxin FdxA → MTYVVTDNCIMCKYTDCVEVCPVDCFYEGENTLVIHPDECIDCGVCEPECPADAIRPDTEPDMEKWVEFNRKYSELWPVITRKKDPMPGYAEMDGQSGKLDKYFSEAPGEGD
- a CDS encoding RNA-binding S4 domain-containing protein, whose translation is MSELKDAATLRLDRWLHHARLFKTRTLAAEAVGRGGVRLNGKPCSKPAQIVRHGDTITVAAHGRVRSLKVLMLGERRGPASEAATLYEEIE
- a CDS encoding helicase-related protein, which translates into the protein MHDRSRVTAVLGPTNTGKTHYAIERMLAHRTGVIGLPLRLLAREVYDRIVKARGPSVVALVTGEERIVPDRVQYWVATTEAMPEVGADFVALDEIQLCADPERGHVFTDRLMNMRGLHETLLLGSDTMRPAIAALVPGVQFMRRERFSALSWAGSKKISRMPARSAIVCFSVDEVYATAELIRRQKGGCAVVMGALSPRTRNAQVAMYQQGEVDYLVATDAIGMGLNLDIRHVAFSATEKFDGRRYRHLFPHELGQIAGRAGRHTEPGTFGITGDAGHLDEGLIDAIENHRFQPIQRLMWRNPVLEYGTIDRLIQSLETAPQSEWLVRGREADDLRALKALSSMPEIRDRLSHPKDVRMLWDVCRIPDFRGISPAEHSTLLARIFGFLQAGSVPSDWLEGQIKRIDKVQGDIDTLSKRLAFIRTWTYVAQRSGWVSDESHWRAETRAVEDRLSDALHAALTQRFVDRRTSVLLRRLKQKESLLAEVNDKGEVTVEGEFAGRLEGFRFRADPNATGDEARMLSRAAYEALRPEFHLRADRFYNAPDTELDFTEQGGLMWGNSAVGKLVKGSESLKPAVEAFVDEEAGPEIAEKVKRRLQHFIDRKVATAFEPLIALKNDETLTGLARGFAFRLVEALGVVPRDGVATEVKELDQDSRGLLRKHGVRFGQYTIFQPALLKPAPTRLRLVLWGLEQGMGEFPESPPPGLVTIPNLPDVPKGYYTLSGYHPAGDRAIRIDMLERLADMLRSQDSRAGFEANADMLSITGMTLEQFSGLMQGLGYHAEKGERAKARAEAAPVVAEPAPEAVDHERPLTEEESVLAAETRAKWEAEQAARKAADVEAGEATAEEGADAAAEMEVFYTFTWAPRPRGNRRPDRGGERQGRPQGERGQRRERDASGDAGAGQGKPRFDGKGRGDRQERGPKGKPRHDGKGKSRHDGPKSFEARPPKAEKKIDPDSPFAILAALKNKS
- a CDS encoding tetratricopeptide repeat protein, whose product is MILTPVMVSPALAQAELPFTAPDQGEVPPPGGELPESDSPHSQDEPELEPAEPSVPSADALRREREDLDMLFAELAQPDGQTWERAESDILRIWSRSGSASMDLLYKRGEAALDAGEIDTAIGHLTALTDHAPDFAAGWHLRAVSFYLAGKFGPAIDDLAHVLAVEPRHFAALTQLGLMFEELGDDERALAAYRASLKIHPHQQDAADAVERLEDKTKGTDA
- a CDS encoding SCP2 sterol-binding domain-containing protein gives rise to the protein MSKVVEAAVAALDPKAKGFDGTAKFVIEGEGSVYIDAEGARAADDEADVTLTASRETFEGMMNGEVNPTTAFMTGKLKVDGSMGTAMKLGALLG